Proteins encoded together in one Puntigrus tetrazona isolate hp1 unplaced genomic scaffold, ASM1883169v1 S000000079, whole genome shotgun sequence window:
- the LOC122332437 gene encoding zinc finger protein 501-like, whose product MEFVKEESEETRGVKEEEAEERRDLVEVKEESEELNEGEEKQQNQEPLEKSFSCSQIENKSSKEATEPNNSFMCPQCGKTFTCKRDLKRHIRIHTGEKPFPCSQCGKSFANSGDLKRHLRIHSGEKPFSCPQCGKSFTQKEGLKEHMKIHSGEKPFACMLCGKSFTHQNSLKRHMKVHSGEKLHQCPECGGGFQSAHEDPRGERRYVCSFCGKSFLWLNGFKDHQKIHTGEKPYVCLDCGSTFTRAGELKVHERIHTGEKPYKCSHCEKSFTVSGALKVHERVHTGEKPYLCPSCGKTFSRYGNLGKHLKKACPKLRRM is encoded by the exons ATGGAGTttgttaaagaggagagtgaagaaACGCGTGGAGTGAAAGAGGAAGAAGCTGAGGAACGGAGAG ACCTGGTGGAAGTGAAAGAGGAAAGTGAAGAACTGAATGAAGGGGAGGAGAAACAGCAGAATCAGGAACCTCTGGAAAAGTCTTTCAGTTGCTCTCAGATTGAGAATAAATCCTCGAAGGAAGCAACCGAGCCCAATAATTCATTCATGTGTCCTCAATGTGGAAAGACCTTTACTTGTAAAAGAGACCTCAAGAGGCACATAagaatccacaccggagagaaaccgttcccgtgctctcagtgtggaaagagtttcgcCAATTCAGGAGATCTGAAGAGACACTTGAGAATTCACTcgggagagaagcctttcagctgccctcagtgcgggaagagcttcacgcAGAAGGAAGGTCTGAAGGAACACATGAAGATCCACTCCGGAGAGAAACCTTTCGCGTGCATGctgtgcgggaagagcttcacgcATCAAAACAGCTTGAAAAGACACATGAAGGTCCATTCAGGAGAGAAGCTGCACCAGTGTCCTGAATGCGGCGGAGGTTTTCAGAG CGCACATGAGGATCCACGAGGCGAGCGGCGCTACGTGTGTTCCTTCTGCGGGAAGAGCTTTCTGTGGCTCAACGGCTTCAAGGACCATCAGAAGATTCATACCGGCGAGAAGCCCTACGTGTGTCTGGACTGCGGGAGTACTTTCACCAGAGCCGGGGAACTGAAGGTGCACGAACGCATCCACACCGGAGAAAAACCCTACAAGTGTTCTCACTGCGAGAAGAGCTTCACAGTTTCAGGAGCCCTTAAAGTACACGAaagagttcacaccggagagaaaccgtaccTCTGTCCGTCGTGCGGGAAGACTTTCAGCCGCTACGGAAATCTAGGGAAGCATCTAAAGAAGGCTTGTCCAAAGCTGAGACG GATGTGA